A portion of the Cydia fagiglandana chromosome 7, ilCydFagi1.1, whole genome shotgun sequence genome contains these proteins:
- the LOC134666008 gene encoding tissue inhibitor of metalloproteinase → MLTRWVFLALAVSSWRSADGCTCMLEHPQTHYCNSDFVIVGRVQKMFKVNSFYDTYKMKIRNVFKATQKAQVALKSGRILTPTQDGLCGVTLKPRETYVITGHVTHLQAHVNLCEYVNKWREVTPRQRKGFRQLYKQGCTCKVKANGRAWGSGSPNTCFMRNDECFERHGICLHNRHQQCHWTRAPALTRCLQKQHFNGTMT, encoded by the exons ATGCTGACGCGGTGGGTGTTCCTGGCGCTGGCAGTGTCAAGCTGGCGCTCCGCTGACGGCTGCACGTGCATGCTAGAGCACCCTCAGACACATTACTGTAATAGTGACTTCG TGATCGTCGGCAGGGTACAAAAGATGTTCAAAGTCAATTCCTTTTACGACACGTACAAAATGAAGATTCGAAACGTGTTCAAA GCGACACAGAAGGCGCAAGTAGCGCTGAAGTCCGGTCGAATACTAACGCCTACGCAAGACGGGCTCTGTGGGGTAACACTGAAGCCTAGAGAAACCTATGTAATAACAG GTCACGTGACCCACCTCCAGGCGCACGTCAACCTGTGCGAGTATGTGAACAAGTGGCGCGAGGTGACCCCGCGGCAGCGGAAAGGGTTCCGTCAGCTCTACAAGCAGGGGTGCACGTGCAAA GTGAAGGCAAACGGCAGGGCATGGGGCTCAGGCTCTCCCAACACTTGCTTTATGCGCAACGACGAATGCTTCGAACGACACGGCATCTGTCTCCACAACCGCCACCAGCAGTGCCATTGGACCAG GGCCCCGGCTCTCACGAGATGCCTTCAGAAGCAACATTTTAACGGCACCATGACTTGA